Proteins encoded together in one Oceanobacillus iheyensis HTE831 window:
- a CDS encoding YppG family protein, translated as MFDRRSERPFFGPGPRPRPRRPQPPVTRRRGLGLSPQNKYLPGQSHKYSQIQGTANHVKTMFQDEKGEWDYGKLMTTAGQLQDVYQNVSPLISGVMKKLK; from the coding sequence ATGTTTGATCGACGTTCAGAAAGACCATTTTTTGGGCCTGGACCAAGACCGCGTCCACGTAGACCTCAACCGCCTGTAACAAGAAGGAGAGGTTTGGGATTATCTCCACAAAATAAGTATTTACCAGGTCAATCCCATAAGTATAGTCAAATACAAGGCACTGCTAATCATGTGAAAACGATGTTTCAAGATGAAAAAGGTGAATGGGATTACGGGAAGCTAATGACGACAGCTGGTCAATTACAGGATGTATACCAAAATGTCAGTCCATTAATAAGTGGTGTAATGAAGAAATTAAAATAA
- a CDS encoding Gfo/Idh/MocA family protein has protein sequence MNIATIGSGKIVEEMLQAIEPLQDVQCVAAFSRTREKAQHLADRYDITKTFTDLEEMLNDDEVDTVYIASPNSLHAEQARLAMEFGKNVICEKPFTSSQDEAKALFNLAKEKELFLFEAIPTLHLPNFQLIKEHMDHLGPIKLVQCNYSQYSSRYDQLKNGEVTNIFDPKFAGGALADINIYNLHFVLNLFGRPEEVNYAANLYSNGIDTSGVAVLSYPTFQASCVGAKDTTGVNFAMIQGEEGYLYVSQGTNGVQQVTMKKKDEEEVIISIQQDDPRLTYEFRRFQEIIKNEDYHTRDALLEHSVHVASVMEAARKQIGLA, from the coding sequence ATGAATATAGCAACGATTGGATCTGGGAAAATTGTAGAGGAAATGCTACAAGCAATAGAACCGTTACAAGATGTGCAATGTGTTGCTGCTTTTTCACGGACTAGAGAAAAAGCACAGCACCTGGCAGATCGTTATGATATTACAAAGACATTTACCGATTTAGAGGAAATGTTAAATGACGATGAGGTTGATACTGTTTATATTGCTTCACCTAATAGTTTACATGCTGAACAAGCTCGTCTTGCAATGGAATTTGGAAAAAATGTCATATGTGAAAAACCATTTACTTCATCTCAAGATGAAGCTAAGGCATTATTCAATCTTGCAAAAGAGAAAGAATTATTTCTCTTTGAAGCTATTCCAACATTACATTTGCCAAACTTCCAGCTAATTAAAGAACATATGGACCATCTCGGACCAATTAAGTTGGTGCAATGTAATTATAGTCAGTATTCTAGTCGATATGATCAACTAAAAAATGGGGAGGTTACGAATATATTTGACCCTAAATTTGCTGGAGGTGCGCTAGCAGATATCAACATTTATAATCTTCATTTTGTGCTCAACTTATTCGGCAGACCAGAGGAAGTTAACTATGCAGCGAATCTATATAGCAATGGTATAGATACATCTGGAGTAGCTGTGTTATCCTATCCGACATTTCAAGCTAGTTGCGTAGGGGCGAAGGATACGACTGGTGTTAATTTTGCCATGATTCAAGGTGAAGAAGGATATCTCTATGTTTCTCAAGGAACCAATGGAGTTCAACAAGTAACGATGAAGAAAAAAGATGAAGAAGAAGTTATTATTTCCATTCAACAAGATGATCCTAGATTAACGTATGAATTTAGACGTTTTCAAGAGATCATTAAAAACGAAGATTATCATACAAGAGATGCGTTATTAGAACATTCCGTTCATGTAGCTAGTGTAATGGAAGCTGCAAGAAAACAAATTGGACTCGCTTAA
- a CDS encoding orotidine 5'-phosphate decarboxylase / HUMPS family protein, whose amino-acid sequence MKLQLALDRLTRGESIRILESVKQYVDIIEVGTGVIKEYGVSIIKEIRDLYPDKTILMGFAANPIIKETLQVAKEMDGQMMVDLLEIQSADRVRELSLIGVELVSLHVGKDKQTEGVFHTDLFSLIEGVPVKVAVAGGINLKTLPEITQHKPDIVIIGSAITGQDNPELVAKTIKNMMQGS is encoded by the coding sequence ATGAAATTACAATTAGCATTGGATCGACTAACACGTGGAGAAAGTATTCGTATATTAGAAAGTGTGAAACAATATGTTGATATTATCGAAGTTGGAACTGGGGTAATAAAAGAATATGGAGTCTCTATTATAAAAGAAATAAGAGATTTATATCCTGATAAAACGATTCTAATGGGGTTCGCAGCTAATCCTATCATTAAAGAAACGCTACAAGTTGCGAAAGAAATGGATGGACAGATGATGGTCGATTTGTTAGAAATTCAATCTGCTGATCGAGTAAGAGAGCTATCATTAATTGGTGTAGAATTAGTGAGTCTCCATGTAGGAAAAGATAAACAAACAGAAGGGGTTTTTCATACTGATTTATTTTCGTTGATCGAGGGAGTTCCTGTAAAGGTAGCAGTTGCCGGAGGAATTAATCTGAAAACATTACCAGAAATTACACAACACAAACCAGATATTGTTATTATCGGCAGTGCAATTACTGGACAAGATAACCCAGAACTAGTTGCTAAGACAATCAAAAATATGATGCAAGGTAGCTAA
- a CDS encoding sugar kinase, with product MKDIITLGEAMVVFNPASTGPMKFVNGFHKTIGGAELNLAIGCARLGLDTGYITRLGNDEFGKSIRNFVRGEGIDASEIDFIDHYPTSINFKEIMEDGSVRTFYYRDKSPTLSMTPDVLNESYFKNAKILHLTGIFPAIGEGALKVWKQAIHLAKKHGVKISFDPNIRLKMWSKEQARKVLLEILPDVDILLAGDEEMDIIIGKRDPVDIIETCKELGIPYVAIKQGENGSVGYSQGETMKAAPVKASKVVDTVGAGDGFNAGILYGYLHDWSLERTLTFGNTIGSMVVGITGDNEGLPYYEDVQERLGEIERIER from the coding sequence ATGAAAGATATTATAACGTTAGGAGAGGCAATGGTAGTATTTAACCCAGCATCTACTGGACCGATGAAATTTGTAAATGGATTTCATAAGACAATTGGTGGAGCAGAGTTGAACTTGGCGATCGGATGCGCTCGATTAGGCCTGGATACTGGTTATATAACCAGGCTTGGTAATGATGAATTTGGGAAATCTATTCGTAATTTTGTAAGAGGGGAAGGCATTGATGCATCAGAAATAGATTTTATTGATCATTATCCGACATCAATTAATTTTAAAGAAATTATGGAAGACGGTAGTGTAAGAACATTTTATTATCGTGATAAATCGCCTACGTTATCCATGACACCGGATGTTCTAAATGAATCGTACTTTAAAAATGCAAAAATTCTTCACCTAACTGGAATATTCCCTGCTATTGGAGAGGGAGCATTAAAAGTATGGAAGCAGGCAATACATTTAGCAAAGAAGCATGGAGTTAAAATATCCTTTGACCCAAATATTCGCTTAAAAATGTGGTCGAAGGAGCAAGCGCGTAAGGTATTGTTAGAAATACTGCCAGATGTTGATATTCTACTAGCTGGTGATGAGGAAATGGACATTATTATTGGAAAACGGGATCCAGTAGACATTATCGAAACGTGTAAAGAATTAGGAATCCCGTATGTAGCGATTAAGCAAGGTGAAAACGGTTCAGTAGGGTATTCTCAAGGTGAAACGATGAAGGCAGCTCCAGTTAAAGCTAGCAAAGTCGTGGATACGGTAGGTGCAGGAGATGGATTTAATGCTGGAATTCTTTATGGCTATCTTCATGACTGGTCTTTAGAGCGGACACTTACATTTGGAAATACAATAGGATCGATGGTCGTTGGTATTACAGGTGATAATGAAGGACTACCGTATTATGAAGATGTCCAAGAACGACTAGGAGAAATAGAGAGAATAGAGCGGTAA
- the rpiA gene encoding ribose-5-phosphate isomerase RpiA, protein MEYSDKQIAAQEAVRYIKDGMVIGIGSGSTVNEFLYCLAARMRKERLQVVGIPASKKSERLATELGIPLTTFATYQNVDIAIDGTDEIDDQLYLVKGGGGSLVREKMIDLVAETFIVIASGKKKIKKLGSFPVPVEVVPFGWQATEQRLQQFGCQTNLRMVEEDIFVSDNQNYIIDCDFKEIDDAEALHRSLKQIVGVIETGIFINMVDKAIVADNGELSILEK, encoded by the coding sequence GTGGAATACAGTGATAAACAAATTGCAGCACAAGAAGCGGTAAGGTATATCAAAGATGGTATGGTTATTGGAATTGGTTCTGGATCAACCGTAAATGAATTTCTCTATTGTTTAGCAGCTAGAATGAGAAAAGAGAGATTACAAGTAGTAGGGATACCTGCGTCGAAAAAATCAGAGCGATTAGCAACGGAGCTTGGAATCCCTTTAACTACTTTTGCTACTTATCAAAACGTTGATATTGCAATTGACGGAACAGATGAGATCGATGACCAGCTGTATTTAGTTAAAGGTGGGGGCGGCTCACTAGTAAGAGAAAAAATGATCGATTTGGTTGCTGAAACCTTTATCGTAATTGCTAGTGGTAAAAAGAAAATAAAGAAGCTAGGATCGTTCCCAGTACCAGTTGAAGTAGTACCATTTGGATGGCAGGCTACCGAACAAAGGCTGCAACAATTTGGATGTCAGACCAATTTGCGGATGGTGGAAGAAGACATTTTTGTCTCGGACAATCAGAACTATATTATTGATTGTGATTTTAAAGAAATCGATGATGCAGAAGCATTACATCGATCATTAAAACAAATTGTAGGTGTAATCGAAACTGGGATTTTTATAAATATGGTAGATAAAGCAATTGTTGCAGATAACGGTGAGTTATCCATATTGGAAAAATAA
- a CDS encoding TRAP transporter large permease, giving the protein MGFLLLAIFLVLMVIGVPIAFVIGIVALLGISGIPYTPEATVAMKMVNGLDSFVLLAVPLFILAANLMNSGKISEKLIELALAIVGPIRGGLAHANVLVSMMFAGVSGAAQADTAGVGKVLIPSMLRKGYDKETAVGVTAASSTVGVVIPPSIPMIIFAGLTNASIGALFLGGIIPGILIGVGMMVLIYIIALKRNYPKDAKVEFKVFLKLLLEAIPALLTPVIIIGGIITGFFTATEAAAVASLYTIIICMFYYKTLKLKDFPKILFDTLALSSLSLFALAAASALGELMSYYQLGTMAQEFFANNIGAEWLFIVIIIVFFLFVGTFMDAIPAMILFVPVILPTALEFGMDPVHLGLIVVITLAIGLITPPYGLCLLLAAKIGNMSTERSFIAVMPYIAIVIVVLLFIAFFPNIAFYIPKLINPSLF; this is encoded by the coding sequence ATGGGATTTCTATTATTAGCCATCTTCTTAGTATTAATGGTTATAGGTGTACCAATTGCGTTTGTTATTGGAATAGTTGCTTTACTTGGGATCAGTGGAATTCCTTATACACCAGAAGCTACAGTAGCAATGAAAATGGTGAATGGTCTTGATTCCTTTGTCTTATTAGCTGTTCCTTTATTCATTCTAGCAGCAAACTTAATGAATTCAGGTAAAATCTCAGAGAAGCTGATTGAGTTAGCATTAGCTATTGTTGGGCCAATACGTGGAGGGCTTGCTCATGCAAATGTATTGGTGTCTATGATGTTTGCTGGTGTTTCTGGAGCAGCACAAGCGGATACTGCTGGTGTAGGGAAAGTTTTAATACCGAGTATGTTACGAAAGGGCTATGATAAAGAAACGGCAGTAGGGGTTACTGCAGCATCCTCGACAGTTGGCGTTGTTATTCCCCCAAGTATTCCGATGATTATTTTTGCTGGTCTTACGAATGCTTCTATCGGTGCTTTATTTTTAGGAGGAATTATCCCTGGTATTCTAATTGGTGTTGGAATGATGGTTCTTATTTACATCATTGCATTGAAGAGAAACTATCCGAAAGATGCAAAAGTGGAATTTAAAGTATTTTTAAAATTGTTATTGGAAGCGATTCCAGCATTGCTTACTCCGGTAATCATTATTGGTGGAATTATCACCGGATTTTTTACAGCAACAGAAGCAGCTGCGGTAGCATCACTTTATACGATTATTATTTGCATGTTTTACTATAAAACTTTGAAACTCAAAGATTTTCCAAAGATATTATTCGATACACTAGCACTTAGCTCGTTATCCTTATTTGCTTTAGCAGCTGCGAGTGCATTAGGTGAGTTAATGAGCTATTACCAATTAGGAACAATGGCTCAAGAATTTTTTGCGAATAATATTGGGGCAGAGTGGTTATTTATAGTAATTATTATCGTTTTCTTCTTATTTGTAGGGACATTTATGGATGCAATACCAGCAATGATTTTATTTGTTCCTGTTATTTTACCTACTGCATTGGAATTTGGAATGGATCCCGTACACTTGGGATTAATTGTCGTCATTACGTTAGCAATTGGATTAATTACACCACCATATGGATTATGTTTATTGTTGGCTGCGAAAATTGGGAATATGTCGACGGAACGCTCTTTTATAGCAGTCATGCCTTATATTGCGATCGTTATAGTAGTCCTGTTATTTATTGCGTTTTTCCCGAATATCGCATTCTATATTCCGAAACTTATTAATCCTAGCTTATTCTAA
- a CDS encoding TRAP transporter small permease, giving the protein MKKITNVIEKIQITIGVIFLCMFFGIIVLQIVTRHLGISVIWTEEAANYSFIWAVFMGAAVMVNRREHFNFDFLVQKLKGKKRAYLSIFNDAILFIFNICIFLLGVQVVSEFWNYTWSSIPQMKMGYVWLVIPVMAATMLIYTISHFVEHIRVIKAKEVFE; this is encoded by the coding sequence ATGAAGAAGATTACAAATGTTATCGAGAAAATACAAATCACCATTGGTGTTATTTTTCTCTGTATGTTTTTTGGAATTATTGTATTACAAATCGTTACTCGACATCTAGGCATTTCAGTGATTTGGACAGAAGAGGCGGCTAATTATTCATTTATTTGGGCTGTATTTATGGGAGCAGCAGTTATGGTAAATCGTAGAGAGCATTTTAATTTTGACTTTCTCGTTCAAAAGCTGAAAGGCAAAAAAAGAGCTTATCTTAGTATATTTAATGATGCAATCCTTTTCATATTTAATATATGTATTTTCTTATTAGGAGTTCAAGTAGTAAGCGAGTTTTGGAATTATACATGGTCGTCCATACCACAAATGAAAATGGGCTATGTTTGGTTAGTAATTCCAGTAATGGCTGCTACCATGCTTATATACACTATCTCTCATTTTGTAGAGCACATTCGTGTAATTAAAGCTAAGGAGGTATTTGAATAA
- a CDS encoding TRAP transporter substrate-binding protein: protein MRKNKIAFIMLVISLIAFVLSACNTDEVDAEKDGKIKIIAAHNQTSPDNPYQVGLLKFKEVVEEESDGKMEVEVHAGTIGTEESELVEKLQLGAADVVLASPGFMTQTGIREVDLFSAPYLFNSYEHWLAAVDGEVGQEMAQIINEKSDNSFKLLGYWSAGVRHYYGKKPIESVEDLEGVSLRTQTSGVISDFWKATGAIPSGIAWGELYQGLQQDVVDSSENAYPFFVQQAHHTTSNGKYITETAHDYTTRFLLTNGEKFDNYTKEQQEIISQAAQASVVAEREATMKQDEEYKEKAIADGAEVNEIDRQPFIDIATPILNEFAKEIEVEGLLQQIRELEE, encoded by the coding sequence ATGAGAAAAAATAAAATCGCTTTCATAATGTTGGTTATCAGTTTAATAGCTTTTGTACTTTCTGCTTGCAATACAGATGAAGTTGATGCAGAAAAAGACGGTAAAATCAAAATTATTGCTGCTCATAACCAGACTTCACCCGATAATCCATATCAAGTGGGACTACTCAAGTTTAAAGAAGTAGTGGAAGAAGAATCTGATGGAAAAATGGAAGTAGAAGTGCATGCAGGTACAATTGGAACGGAAGAATCAGAATTAGTAGAGAAGCTTCAGCTAGGAGCAGCGGATGTCGTATTAGCATCTCCTGGGTTTATGACACAAACAGGAATTCGGGAAGTAGATTTATTCTCAGCGCCATATCTATTTAATAGTTACGAACATTGGTTAGCGGCAGTTGATGGAGAAGTTGGACAAGAGATGGCACAAATCATTAATGAAAAATCAGATAATTCATTTAAACTACTAGGCTATTGGTCCGCAGGTGTAAGACATTATTATGGAAAGAAACCCATTGAATCAGTAGAAGACTTAGAAGGCGTATCCTTGCGTACACAAACTTCAGGAGTAATTTCTGATTTCTGGAAGGCTACAGGCGCAATTCCATCTGGAATAGCTTGGGGTGAGCTATATCAGGGTCTACAACAGGATGTCGTAGATTCTTCAGAGAATGCTTATCCGTTTTTCGTTCAACAAGCCCATCACACAACAAGTAATGGAAAGTATATAACAGAAACAGCACATGATTACACGACTCGTTTCTTATTAACAAATGGCGAGAAGTTCGATAATTATACGAAGGAACAACAAGAAATTATCTCTCAAGCTGCACAAGCATCTGTAGTAGCCGAACGAGAGGCAACAATGAAACAAGATGAAGAATATAAGGAAAAAGCAATTGCAGATGGTGCAGAAGTGAATGAAATTGATCGTCAGCCTTTCATTGATATAGCAACACCAATTTTAAATGAATTTGCTAAAGAAATTGAAGTAGAAGGACTGCTTCAACAGATTCGAGAATTAGAAGAATAA
- a CDS encoding bifunctional 4-hydroxy-2-oxoglutarate aldolase/2-dehydro-3-deoxy-phosphogluconate aldolase, producing MSVIEGIQEEKVVAVIRKANSDNIVPILEALAKGGIHHVEITAETPNVENVIKTAVQNVNEKIQVGAGTVLDPETARTLILAGATFIVSPTLNIKTVEMCQRYGVEHIPGVFTPTEVLTAYEHGARMVKIFPIDAVGPNYVKNIRGPLPHVKAMVTGGITLDNIGDYLKAGSFAVGTGSSLVNAPLLQTKEDYDELTERAKQYIQSAKEV from the coding sequence ATGTCAGTAATAGAAGGTATTCAAGAAGAAAAAGTAGTAGCAGTTATCCGAAAAGCAAATTCGGATAATATTGTACCTATTTTGGAAGCGTTAGCAAAAGGTGGGATTCATCATGTTGAAATAACAGCTGAAACCCCAAATGTAGAAAATGTAATTAAAACAGCAGTTCAAAACGTAAATGAAAAAATTCAAGTTGGTGCTGGTACAGTACTAGATCCAGAGACTGCGAGAACATTAATTTTAGCTGGAGCAACGTTTATCGTATCTCCAACATTAAATATAAAAACAGTAGAAATGTGTCAACGGTATGGTGTAGAACATATTCCTGGTGTATTTACACCGACTGAAGTATTAACTGCCTATGAGCATGGTGCGAGAATGGTGAAAATTTTTCCTATCGATGCAGTCGGTCCAAACTATGTGAAAAATATTCGTGGGCCATTACCACATGTGAAAGCGATGGTAACTGGTGGAATTACCTTGGATAATATCGGTGATTATTTGAAAGCAGGAAGTTTTGCTGTTGGAACAGGAAGTAGCTTAGTAAATGCTCCGTTACTGCAAACAAAAGAAGATTATGATGAACTAACAGAACGTGCGAAACAATATATTCAAAGCGCAAAAGAAGTTTAG
- the hxlB gene encoding 6-phospho-3-hexuloisomerase has translation MMKQKVNTIAKEIQEVLGQVNEAELIELAEGIQQASRVFIAGTGRSGLVGKMFGMRLMHSGYQIYIVGETNTPSLESNDLLILISGSGGTSSLLNYAKKAKEIDAKVALVTTNKESAIGSQSTYIVRVPAATKKRLPQEPETIQPLGSQFDQSAHLLLDAIVVYLLDTYPANRTVESLNQKHTNLE, from the coding sequence ATGATGAAACAAAAAGTAAATACTATCGCTAAAGAAATTCAGGAAGTACTTGGACAAGTTAATGAAGCTGAACTAATTGAATTAGCGGAAGGTATCCAACAAGCATCCCGCGTATTTATTGCGGGTACCGGACGCTCTGGGTTAGTTGGAAAGATGTTTGGTATGCGCCTTATGCATAGTGGCTATCAGATTTATATTGTTGGAGAAACAAATACACCTAGTCTTGAATCAAATGATTTACTGATATTAATTTCTGGATCAGGGGGAACATCTTCATTATTAAACTATGCAAAAAAAGCAAAGGAAATTGATGCGAAAGTAGCTTTAGTAACCACAAACAAAGAATCGGCAATTGGCTCTCAAAGTACGTATATCGTACGTGTCCCTGCTGCCACTAAAAAGCGTTTGCCGCAGGAACCAGAGACAATTCAACCACTGGGTAGTCAATTTGATCAATCGGCGCATCTATTATTAGATGCCATCGTGGTGTATTTATTAGATACGTATCCAGCTAACCGTACTGTGGAAAGTCTAAACCAAAAACATACTAATTTAGAATAA
- a CDS encoding LacI family DNA-binding transcriptional regulator, which translates to MTKRITISDVAIHAGVSKSTVSQYLNGRYDYMGQKTKEKIQSAIKELKYSPNMVARSLKQKSSTTIGVIVANILHVFSTQVIRAIEDFCHEKGFHVIVCNADDNPDKEKTYIDMLRAKQVDGIIAFPTGDNVALYQGLLEEQYPLVFMDRLVDGLDIPTVLLDNDKAATLAVDLLKDYQRPAIVTPPLKENLTPRMERLIGFKNELAKHGVSLPDEYIACGEISEIQKKLTELFQLTKAPDAIFAINDRVLHEVLTFMNHQHIRIPEDVALVNVDDVSFAEFYQPALTTISQPAFEMGKKAAELLFTQIKNPQDRSTMETFRFEPMVNRRKSC; encoded by the coding sequence ATGACAAAAAGAATCACAATCTCAGATGTTGCGATACATGCAGGCGTTTCAAAAAGCACAGTATCACAGTATTTGAACGGACGTTATGATTATATGGGACAGAAAACAAAAGAAAAAATTCAGTCCGCAATCAAAGAGTTAAAGTATAGTCCCAACATGGTGGCCAGAAGTTTGAAACAAAAATCCTCGACTACCATTGGGGTTATTGTGGCAAATATTCTTCATGTATTTTCCACACAGGTCATCCGAGCAATAGAAGATTTCTGCCATGAGAAAGGATTTCATGTCATTGTATGTAATGCAGACGACAATCCTGATAAAGAGAAAACCTATATTGATATGCTTCGGGCAAAACAAGTAGACGGAATCATTGCTTTTCCAACCGGTGACAATGTTGCGCTTTATCAAGGTCTTTTAGAGGAACAATATCCACTCGTATTTATGGATAGATTGGTAGATGGATTAGATATACCTACTGTATTACTCGATAACGATAAAGCTGCAACACTAGCAGTCGATTTACTAAAAGATTATCAACGACCAGCCATCGTAACTCCACCTTTAAAAGAAAATTTGACACCAAGAATGGAAAGATTAATTGGTTTTAAAAATGAACTAGCTAAACATGGGGTATCATTGCCTGATGAATATATTGCTTGTGGTGAAATTAGTGAAATTCAAAAAAAGCTGACGGAGCTTTTTCAGTTAACTAAAGCCCCTGATGCCATTTTTGCGATAAATGATCGAGTTTTACACGAAGTATTAACATTTATGAATCATCAACATATCCGAATTCCAGAAGATGTAGCATTAGTAAATGTTGATGATGTCTCGTTTGCAGAATTTTATCAGCCAGCATTAACAACAATTTCACAGCCAGCTTTTGAAATGGGAAAGAAAGCAGCTGAACTATTATTTACACAAATCAAAAATCCACAAGATAGAAGTACAATGGAAACCTTCCGTTTCGAACCAATGGTGAATCGGAGAAAATCGTGTTGA
- a CDS encoding aldehyde dehydrogenase family protein has protein sequence MSMYSQLDSQYINGVWKDGNGKATIQNTNPYSGEVIATYRAASLQDLDDAYETAQEVQKAWAKENPITVQRIMDKAVTYMEENHEEIVDIIIQEIGGTRLKAEFEIGLVTNMIKEASSFPMRMSGSILPSPIDGKENRVYRVPVGVVGVISPFNFPFFLSMKSVAPALATGNAVVLKPHEHTAITGGTMIAKIFEEAGLPKGVLQVVTTEISEIGDRFVDHPVPAAISFTGSTKVGKHIGEVASRNLKEVHLELGGNSALIVLEDADVDYAVSAGVFSRFTHQGQICMSANRIIVHEDVYDEFVQKYADKVKTLTCGDPADSSTIIGPLINERQVQNTVNLIEKGVEEGAHPLVRGQVNGNVVEPVIFTEVTPDMQIANEEFFAPVVAIMKVSSEEQAIAYANASSYGLSGAVHTSDVNRGAEVAKQLESGMIHINDGTINDEPNVAFGGVKNSGVGRLNGEWSLEAFTTTKWISIQHTKRQFPYS, from the coding sequence ATGTCAATGTATAGTCAATTAGATTCCCAATATATCAATGGTGTTTGGAAAGATGGAAATGGAAAGGCTACGATTCAAAATACGAATCCATATAGTGGAGAGGTTATTGCTACTTACCGTGCAGCTTCATTACAAGATTTAGATGATGCGTATGAAACAGCACAAGAAGTACAAAAAGCTTGGGCTAAGGAAAATCCGATTACTGTACAAAGAATTATGGACAAAGCTGTTACTTATATGGAAGAAAATCATGAAGAAATAGTTGATATTATCATTCAAGAAATAGGCGGAACCCGTCTGAAGGCTGAATTTGAAATCGGACTTGTTACAAATATGATTAAGGAAGCATCCTCTTTTCCAATGCGAATGAGCGGAAGTATCTTACCTTCACCTATTGATGGGAAAGAAAATCGTGTTTATCGAGTACCAGTTGGAGTTGTAGGTGTGATTAGTCCATTTAACTTCCCATTCTTCCTATCTATGAAATCTGTTGCTCCTGCCTTAGCTACTGGTAATGCAGTTGTATTAAAACCACATGAACATACAGCAATTACAGGTGGGACAATGATTGCAAAAATATTTGAAGAAGCTGGGCTTCCTAAAGGGGTACTTCAAGTAGTAACAACAGAGATTTCAGAAATTGGTGATCGTTTTGTTGATCATCCCGTTCCAGCTGCGATTTCCTTTACCGGTTCTACAAAGGTAGGGAAGCATATTGGTGAAGTTGCTTCTCGTAATCTAAAAGAAGTTCATCTAGAGCTAGGTGGAAACAGCGCATTAATCGTACTAGAAGATGCAGATGTTGATTATGCAGTAAGTGCTGGTGTATTTAGTAGATTTACACATCAAGGCCAAATTTGTATGTCAGCAAATCGAATTATTGTTCATGAAGATGTGTATGATGAATTTGTCCAGAAGTATGCAGATAAAGTTAAGACTTTGACTTGCGGTGACCCTGCAGATTCAAGTACGATCATCGGTCCATTAATTAATGAGCGTCAAGTGCAAAATACAGTTAACCTTATAGAAAAAGGGGTGGAAGAAGGCGCACATCCATTAGTAAGAGGACAGGTAAATGGTAATGTAGTAGAGCCTGTCATCTTTACAGAAGTAACTCCAGATATGCAAATTGCCAATGAAGAATTCTTTGCGCCAGTTGTCGCGATTATGAAAGTATCATCAGAAGAGCAAGCCATTGCTTATGCAAATGCTAGTTCATATGGTCTTAGTGGTGCCGTGCATACAAGCGATGTTAATCGTGGTGCAGAAGTGGCAAAACAATTAGAGTCAGGTATGATCCATATTAATGATGGAACAATTAATGACGAGCCAAATGTAGCATTTGGAGGAGTGAAAAATTCCGGCGTAGGTCGTCTAAATGGAGAGTGGAGTTTAGAAGCATTTACAACAACAAAATGGATTTCTATTCAACATACAAAACGCCAATTCCCATATTCCTAA